The Microbacterium schleiferi genome contains the following window.
GCGCCGTCTGCCCCGCTGCAACCGAGCGGATGCCCGCCACGATCTCGTCTTGGGGCGCCGCCTTGAGGAGGTAGCCCGCCGCGCCTGCCTCGATGGCCGCGAGGATCTGGTCGTCGCTCTCATAGGTCGTGAGGATCAGGACCCGGGGCGCGGGCGCGTCCAACGCCACGATCCGAGCGGTGGCGGCCACCCCGTCCAGCACGGGCATTCGCAGGTCCATGAGCACCACGTCCGGCCGCTCCTTCGCGGCGATATCGATCGCGGCGGCTCCGTCGATGGCCTCACCGACAACCTCGAAGCCTTCCTCATCGGCGAACAGCCCCGCGAGACCGGCGCGGACGACGGGGTGGTCGTCGGCGATCAGCAGTCGAATCATGCGCCGAATCCCTCTCTCGGCAGCCGCACGGAGACGACCACGCCCTTGTTCTCCTTCGCGTCGATCTCGACACTTCCCCCCGCGAGCGCGACGCGATCGAGCATTCCGTCGAGACCGAACCCTGACCGGGGCGCATCGGGATCGAATCCGACGCCATCATCACTGACGTGCAGAACGACGAAGCCTTCATCCTCACCCACCACGACGGAGACCGTTGAAGCCTCCGCGTGCTTTCGCACGTTAGCGAGGGCCTCCTGCAGACATCGCAGCAACACCACCTGCGCTTCCCGGTCGAGGGCGATCGTCTCTGAAATCTCGAGAGTGATCACCAAATCGGCCTCGCGCCGGAACCTCTCCGCAAGCCGTTCGATCGCTGCGGCGAGCGCATCGTCGGCGGGAACGGCAGCTGTCTGCGCGACGAGAGCCCGCGCTTCTGCCAGAGCCTCGCGAGCGGTCTGCTCGACGGTGGCGATACTCGCGGTCGCGGCAACCACATCACCTTCACGCGACTGTCTGCTGGCGCGCTCACTGAGCAGGACCAGCCCCGCGAGTGTTTGAGCAAGGGTGTCGTGGATGTCTCGGGAAACGCGCTCGCGCTCGGCCGCGACCCCGCGCTCGTGGTTCAGCGTGGCGAGTTCGCCTTGCGCGGCGGTGAGCTCGGTCAGCAGCTGCGCTCGTTCCGCGCCGTACTCGGCGATGCTCGTGATCCACAGTCCCAGGGCGCACGCGAAGATCACGGAGAGTCCGCCGGAGACCAGGCCCGATAGAAGTCCTCCCGCATCGAACCCCGCGGGCGCTGCGAACCCAATGAACACGCTGGCTCCGATGAGGACCGAACCCGCGATTCCTCCTCGGCGGCTGCGGGTTGTCACCCACGCCAGCGGGTACGCGAGCGTTTGCATGATCGCCATGAAGGGCGACGCCGCCACGGCTACTGCCAAGCTCACCGTCATTGTCGCGAAAAAGGCGATCGCACGTGGCCGAGAGAACGTGGCGAGGAGAGCGCGCCCCCAGAGGAAGTAGGCGACGACGAAGACGGCGGCGCTCCCGGCGGCGATAACACCATCGGGGCTCCCGACACCGTCGATCGCAAAGACCACGAGCGCGGCGATGAGAGCCGAGAAGAGGGGAACGGCAAGATCCCACCACTTTTTCTCGGTCATCGCCGCGCTCTCTCCCTGATCCGGTTGACCGTTGTCAGGCTACGCGTCGCGGCGAATCCAGCGGAAGGTGACGCGACTGAGCACGAGTCCAACCACGAGCCAGATCGCCAGCACGATCGCCGTCATCCCCAGATCCCACTGCCCGTTCTGCTCGAGCGCGGCGTACTCGGGCGGGAGGAACACGGCACGCATACCCTTGGCCATCCACGCGAGCGGGAGCAGATTCGCGACGTTCTGCAGCCACTCGGGCAGCAGCCAGAAGAACATGTACACACCGGAGATGAACTGCAGGATGAGGACCACCGGGATGACGACCGCCGAGGCGCCACGCGTTGACCGCGGGATCGCCGAGATCGCGATGCCCAGCAGCGCCGACGTGGACAGCCCGAGGAGGAACACCCAGGCGAACGTCATCCACGCATCCACGGTGTCGGGCAGAGTCGCCCCCAGTACGAACACGGCGAAGAGCAGGAGCGCGATGACCTGAGCGATGGCCGTCGCAAGAACCTGGCCGATCTTGCCGATGAAGTAGCTGACCGGCGCCAGGGGTGTTCCGCCGAGGCGCTTGAGGGTGCCGTCGTGGCGTTCCAGCGCAATGTCGATCGCGAGATTCTGGAGCCCCGAGAGCAGCACGCCCGCGGCCAGCAGCCCCGGCAGGTACATCTGCACAGCGGGGATCGCGGGGAGTCCCGGCCCATAGCTGGTCGCTCCGTCACCGCCGAAGACGACGCTGAAGAGTCCGAGCATGAGGATCGGAAACAGGAACGTGAAGAAGACGGTCTCGAACGACCGTGTGTACCCGCGAATCTCGT
Protein-coding sequences here:
- a CDS encoding response regulator, with the translated sequence MIRLLIADDHPVVRAGLAGLFADEEGFEVVGEAIDGAAAIDIAAKERPDVVLMDLRMPVLDGVAATARIVALDAPAPRVLILTTYESDDQILAAIEAGAAGYLLKAAPQDEIVAGIRSVAAGQTALSPAVAARLVSRMREPAASVTLTPREIEVLRLVARGRSNKLIGADLGIGESTVKTHLLKVFEKLEVADRTHAVTVAMERGIL
- a CDS encoding ABC transporter permease: MSTVVMARRGAPANLITQGVRRVGYEIRGYTRSFETVFFTFLFPILMLGLFSVVFGGDGATSYGPGLPAIPAVQMYLPGLLAAGVLLSGLQNLAIDIALERHDGTLKRLGGTPLAPVSYFIGKIGQVLATAIAQVIALLLFAVFVLGATLPDTVDAWMTFAWVFLLGLSTSALLGIAISAIPRSTRGASAVVIPVVLILQFISGVYMFFWLLPEWLQNVANLLPLAWMAKGMRAVFLPPEYAALEQNGQWDLGMTAIVLAIWLVVGLVLSRVTFRWIRRDA
- a CDS encoding sensor histidine kinase — protein: MTEKKWWDLAVPLFSALIAALVVFAIDGVGSPDGVIAAGSAAVFVVAYFLWGRALLATFSRPRAIAFFATMTVSLAVAVAASPFMAIMQTLAYPLAWVTTRSRRGGIAGSVLIGASVFIGFAAPAGFDAGGLLSGLVSGGLSVIFACALGLWITSIAEYGAERAQLLTELTAAQGELATLNHERGVAAERERVSRDIHDTLAQTLAGLVLLSERASRQSREGDVVAATASIATVEQTAREALAEARALVAQTAAVPADDALAAAIERLAERFRREADLVITLEISETIALDREAQVVLLRCLQEALANVRKHAEASTVSVVVGEDEGFVVLHVSDDGVGFDPDAPRSGFGLDGMLDRVALAGGSVEIDAKENKGVVVSVRLPREGFGA